One window from the genome of Macrobrachium rosenbergii isolate ZJJX-2024 chromosome 2, ASM4041242v1, whole genome shotgun sequence encodes:
- the LOC136843929 gene encoding uncharacterized protein — protein sequence MHAQRCPVAKLLAASQTNKSLTGPTPPFTNPPACFHPPQSRSPGIKGLLPKKVNSRVSHHRSHQPPRNLEKRSFFQNLHGDAAPLLTPCPQMYSDDTWIPPPFPVEPKPFYPDDDEPPLERYPDLPKVINENCSIHGIHARRGSRGAVFPKSVSCPVAPRIESRQTANAERLKNWRRSSLTIASNRSQSLGIVSREQHREVPPRTLSLHQPIEGRRSCPSPLSSFSSPSTPSPPPMALSKKRITDDLQSRRSQFRKAWSFFSIGCDDIPKEKPPPKRILRQPTRHVYRRGISGLPIECTNRVMGLAF from the coding sequence ATGCATGCCCAGAGGTGCCCAGTGGCAAAGCTATTGGCCGCCAGCCAGACCAACAAGAGCTTGACAGGCCCCACCCCTCCATTTACCAACCCACCTGCTTGTTTCCATCCGCCACAAAGTCGAAGTCCAGGGATAAAAGGCCTTTTACCCAAGAAGGTTAATTCTCGTGTGTCTCATCATCGAAGTCATCAGCCGCCTCGCAACTTGGAGAAGAGATCGTTTTTCCAAAACCTCCACGGAGATGCAGCGCCTCTGTTGACCCCGTGCCCACAGATGTACAGCGATGACACCTGGATTCCTCCGCCTTTCCCGGTGGAACCCAAACCCTTTTATCCAGACGATGACGAACCTCCTCTTGAGCGCTACCCAGACCTCCCGAAGGTGATTAACGAAAACTGCTCTATTCACGGCATCCACGCTCGTCGGGGATCGAGAGGCGCCGTCTTTCCGAAGAGCGTCAGCTGCCCTGTGGCGCCGCGCATTGAAAGCCGTCAGACGGCAAACGCGGAGAGGTTAAAGAACTGGCGTCGAAGTTCTTTAACCATAGCAAGCAACAGAAGTCAGTCCTTAGGCATAGTCAGCAGAGAGCAGCATAGAGAAGTCCCACCTCGCACGTTGTCCTTGCACCAGCCAATAGAGGGGAGGCGCTCTTGCCCCTCCCCCCTGAgctctttctcctctccctcaACGCCATCCCCTCCACCTATGGCGTTGTCCAAGAAGAGGATTACAGACGACCTCCAGAGCAGGAGATCTCAGTTCCGAAAAGCTTGGTCGTTCTTTTCTATCGGATGCGACGATATTCCAAAGGAAAAACCTCCCCCGAAGAGAATATTGCGGCAGCCCACCCGCCATGTTTACCGAAGGGGGATCTCGGGCTTACCCATTGAGTGTACAAACAGGGTCATGGGGCTGGCTTTCTGA